In the genome of Candidatus Eremiobacterota bacterium, the window GTTGCTTGCACCGGTGCCGTTGAAGGTATCGCAGAACTCAGCTCCAAGGTTGGTATCGCCCGGCGCCACCGACTGGGCAAAGATGCGCTCAATCTTGGTGCGGGCGAGCTGGAAGGCAATCTCGCGGGCCCTTGACTTGTAGGCGATGGCAAAGGCCCTGGGAAAGAGGTTGAAGACCACGAAAAGGCCGATAAGCATGACAATCATCGCCACGAGAAGCTCGAGAAGCGTCACGCCTTTTTCGGTGCCCCTGAACCTCGCCATGCTCATGCTACCTCCAGCGCTCATACCAGGTGTTCACTCTCAGTGTTTCCCCCATGAAGCCATTTGTGGCGCTTATAGGGTTATTGGTCGTGTTATAAAAAAGGTTCGAACCCGTCTTGTTCACGAAAGAAATCTGTGCATAAACCGTTCTCTTGTGGAGGACGGCATCTGACTGGTTCACAATCTCGCCTACGGAATGGAAATAGAGAGAACTGCTCGCATAACTGTCAAAATAAAGCCTGAACTGGCCTCTGCCCTTCAGCCAATAGGCATCTTCATCGGTCGTTGCATTGGTCACCGGGTAGGTAAGCTCACTCAC includes:
- a CDS encoding pilus assembly PilX N-terminal domain-containing protein, which encodes MGIRSGRRQRKGVALISVLLIMVVLFIIATGFIQMISREAQVGMGKYQSDVALMVADSGIEYALFLIRHNIFVRPASTSDYYTNVVVSELTYPVTNATTDEDAYWLKGRGQFRLYFDSYASSSLYFHSVGEIVNQSDAVLHKRTVYAQISFVNKTGSNLFYNTTNNPISATNGFMGETLRVNTWYERWR